One Zootoca vivipara chromosome 9, rZooViv1.1, whole genome shotgun sequence DNA window includes the following coding sequences:
- the CNGA1 gene encoding cGMP-gated cation channel alpha-1, producing the protein YLSVMTTKIKEAIKTHHSHSHVHSLPIQGENESTKGVENDESSKSDGEKEKEKDTVAKENKDSQERQKDKPEKKNKEEEEKKEVFVIDPSGNLYYNWLFCITLPVMYNWIMIIARACFDELQSNHLEMWFIFDYISDILYVADMFVRTRTGYLEQGLLVKEELKLKKKYKGTVQFKLDVLSIIPTDLLYFRLGLNYPEIRINRLLRISRMFEFFQQTETRTSYPNIFRISNLVMYIIIIIHWNACMYFSISKAIGFGTDTWVYPNISHPEFGRLARKYIYSLYWSTLTLTTIGETPPPVKDAEYLFVVVDFLVGILIFATIVGNIGSMISNMNAAREEFQARIDAIKQYMQFRNVSKDLENRVIKWFDYLWTNKKAVDERKVLKYLPDKLRAEIAINVHLETLKKVQIFADCEAGLLVELVLKLQPQVYSPGDYICRKGDIGREMYIIKEGKLAVVADDGVTQYVVLSDGSYFGEISILNIKGSKAGNRRTANIRSIGYSDLFCLYKDDLMEALTEYPDAKALLEEKGRQVLMKDGLLDLDVANAGRDPKDIEEKVNQIEIMLDCLQTRFARLQAEYGAAQQKLKIRLTQVESIMKAPMDFDLSNLEETEE; encoded by the exons TACCTTTCAGTTATGACCACAAAGATCAAAGAGGCGATCAAAACCCATCACTCACATTCACATGTTCACAGCTTGCCTATCCAGGGCGAAAATGAAAGTACGAAAGGAGTGGAAAATGATGAAAGCAG CAAATCTGATGgcgaaaaggaaaaagaaaaggacacaGTGGCCAAGGAAAATAAGGACAgccaagagagacagaaagataaACCTGAGAAGAAAAATAAGGAAGAGGA GGAGAAGAAAGAGGTATTTGTTATTGATCCCTCGGGAAACTTGTATTACAACTGGCTGTTTTGCATCACTCTGCCCGTCATGTACAATTGGATAATGATCATTGCTAg AGCCTGCTTTGATGAACTTCAAAGCAACCATCTAGAGATGTGGTTCATTTTTGACTATATATCAGACATTCTCTATGTTGCTGACATGTTTGTACGTACAAGGACAG GTTACCTGGAACAAGGTTTGTTGGTGAAAGAAGAACTTAAACTTAAGAAAAAATATAAGGGAACGGTACAATTTAAATTAGACGTACTTTCCATCATTCCAACTGATCTACTTTACTTCAGGTTAGGCTTGAACTACCCAGAAATAAGAATAAACAGATTACTTAGAATATCACGTATGTTTGAATTCTTCCAGCAAACAGAAACAAGAACAAGTTACCCAAATATATTCAGAATTTCGAATCTTGTCAtgtatattataattattatccaCTGGAATGCATGTATGTATTTTTCAATCTCCAAAGCCATAGGCTTTGGAACAGACACATGGGTCTATCCCAACATTAGCCATCCCGAATTTGGCCGGCTGGCTAGAAAGTATATTTACAGCCTTTACTGGTCAACACTGACCTTGACAACTATTGGCGAAACACCACCTCCCGTGAAAGATGCTGAGTATTTATTTGTCGTTGTTGACTTCTTAGTTGGTATATTAATTTTTGCTACCATTGTTGGTAATATTGGTTCTATGATCTCCAACATGAATGCTGCCAGGGAAGAATTTCAAGCAAGGATTGATGCTATAAAACAGTACATGCAGTTTCGGAATGTGAGCAAAGACTTAGAAAACAGAGTTATCAAGTGGTTTGATTATTTGTGGACAAATAAGAAGGCAGTAGATGAAAGAAAAGTCTTGAAGTATCTCCCAGATAAATTACGAGCAGAAATTGCCATCAATGTTcatctggaaactttaaagaaaGTCCAGATTTTTGCAGATTGTGAAGCTGGCTTACTGGTTGAGCTAGTCTTAAAACTACAGCCTCAGGTGTACAGCCCTGGAGATTATATCTGTCGGAAAGGTGACATTGGGCGAGAAATGTACATCATCAAAGAAGGGAAACTTGCTGTGGTTGCTGATGATGGAGTTACTCAATATGTGGTCCTAAGTGATGGCAGCTACTTTGGGGAGATTAGCATTCTCAACATTAAAGGTAGCAAAGCTGGAAATCGGAGAACAGCTAACATCAGAAGCATTGGTTATTCAGATTTGTTTTGTCTGTATAAAGACGACCTGATGGAggctttaacagaatacccagaTGCAAAGGCCTTGTTGGAAGAGAAGGGAAGGCAAGTCCTTATGAAAGATGGACTGCTGGATTTAGATGTTGCAAATGCAGGAAGAGATCCTAAAGATATCGAGGAAAAGGTCAACCAAATAGAAATAATGCTTGACTGTTTACAAACAAGGTTTGCCAGACTTCAGGCTGAATATGGTGCTGCGCAGCAAAAATTGAAAATAAGGCTAACACAAGTTGAGAGCATCATGAAAGCGCCTATGGATTTTGATTTATCAAATTTAGAAGAAACTGAAGAATGA